The following are from one region of the Chloracidobacterium sp. genome:
- a CDS encoding DUF885 family protein, translating to MKKICIAIITSFVLSLSANAQEPTIEQPSRLRHAIEKYEQDRGAYGRWYSAETSLARKERFSKLYSDRLAELARMNFARLEHHEQVDYILFQNHLRRELQELNRTAAQIDELEPIIPFAKVIADLEDQRRRLETIDAEKTAAKLDLLARQIRETQKQFETGSAEKPKRTVANRAVRMIASLRSTLRNWYNFHNAYDPAFTWWNKRPYEAVEDALQKYSTFVVSKLVGISPDDKTTIIGDPIGREALMNELKFEMIPYTPEQLVEIANREFEWCVAELKKASREMGLGDDYTKAIEAVKQKYVEPGKQPALIRDFALEAIEYVKKNDLVTVPVEAEETWRMEMMSPERQLIAPFFLGGETILVAYPTDGMAHEQKMMSLRGNNPHFARAVTHHELIPGHHLQQFMNRRYRPYRSSFRTPFWGEGWALYWEFILWDRGFVKTPEDKIGALFWRSHRAARIIFSLNFHLGNWTPEQCVDLLVDKVGHERENALAEVRRSFSGDYGPLYQMAYMMGGLQFYQLHRDLVGTRKMTDRAFHDAVLREGSIPVEMVRAILTKQPLSAGHLPTWKFYGPVDPK from the coding sequence ATGAAGAAGATCTGCATTGCGATTATCACATCCTTCGTTCTTTCTCTATCCGCGAATGCTCAAGAACCGACGATCGAACAACCGTCGAGACTCCGGCATGCGATCGAAAAATACGAGCAGGACCGTGGTGCCTACGGCCGTTGGTACTCTGCTGAGACATCCCTGGCCCGAAAAGAGCGGTTCAGTAAGTTGTACTCCGATCGCCTCGCAGAGCTCGCGAGAATGAACTTTGCAAGGCTCGAACATCACGAACAGGTCGACTACATTCTCTTTCAAAACCACCTTCGTCGGGAACTTCAGGAACTGAACCGGACTGCTGCTCAAATAGACGAGTTGGAACCGATCATTCCGTTTGCGAAGGTGATCGCTGACCTTGAAGATCAGCGTCGGCGGCTCGAAACCATCGACGCTGAAAAGACAGCCGCTAAGCTGGATCTCCTGGCTAGACAGATCAGAGAAACGCAAAAGCAGTTTGAAACCGGATCGGCTGAGAAACCGAAACGCACAGTTGCCAACCGGGCGGTCAGGATGATCGCATCGCTTCGTTCGACGCTGCGCAATTGGTACAACTTTCATAACGCGTACGATCCCGCCTTTACCTGGTGGAATAAACGGCCCTATGAAGCCGTCGAAGACGCGCTCCAGAAATATTCGACGTTTGTCGTTAGTAAACTCGTCGGGATCTCACCCGATGATAAGACGACCATAATTGGAGATCCGATCGGCAGGGAAGCTCTCATGAACGAGTTGAAGTTCGAGATGATCCCGTATACGCCCGAGCAGTTGGTCGAGATCGCAAACCGGGAATTCGAATGGTGCGTAGCCGAACTCAAAAAGGCGTCCCGCGAAATGGGTCTGGGCGATGACTACACGAAGGCCATCGAGGCGGTAAAGCAAAAGTATGTCGAGCCCGGAAAGCAGCCGGCCCTGATACGCGATTTTGCGCTCGAAGCGATCGAATATGTGAAGAAGAACGACCTCGTTACGGTTCCGGTCGAGGCGGAAGAAACTTGGCGAATGGAAATGATGTCGCCGGAACGACAACTCATCGCTCCTTTTTTTCTTGGCGGCGAGACGATACTTGTCGCGTATCCGACCGATGGGATGGCGCACGAGCAGAAAATGATGTCGCTTCGTGGGAATAACCCCCACTTCGCGCGCGCGGTCACGCATCATGAACTGATCCCCGGTCATCATCTGCAGCAGTTCATGAACCGCAGATACCGTCCCTATCGGTCGAGTTTTCGCACGCCGTTTTGGGGTGAAGGCTGGGCATTATATTGGGAGTTCATTCTCTGGGATCGAGGTTTTGTGAAAACTCCGGAAGATAAGATCGGTGCTTTGTTTTGGCGATCACACCGGGCGGCCCGAATCATTTTTTCACTCAATTTCCATCTTGGTAACTGGACGCCCGAGCAGTGCGTCGATCTGCTTGTAGACAAGGTCGGGCACGAACGTGAGAATGCACTTGCCGAGGTCAGACGTTCGTTTTCGGGGGACTACGGGCCGCTTTACCAAATGGCATATATGATGGGCGGCTTGCAGTTTTATCAACTTCATCGCGATCTCGTAGGTACAAGAAAAATGACCGATCGTGCATTTCACGATGCAGTTCTGCGGGAAGGCTCAATACCCGTGGAGATGGTTCGCGCGATCCTGACAAAACAACCGTTGTCGGCGGGCCATTTGCCGACATGGAAATTCTACGGCCCGGTCGACCCAAAATGA